The following proteins come from a genomic window of Syngnathus acus chromosome 15, fSynAcu1.2, whole genome shotgun sequence:
- the lhb gene encoding lutropin subunit beta isoform X1 — MALQMLTLFLAAYGWWMHPTASNKLPGCHLTYQNVSLEKEGCLSCSLVETTICSGYCSTEYPIFYGFPSEEPQVCMYERVHHQQFELSDCLPGVDPVVKYPVALSCSCAACSILTSNCNEEPMEPTKPDLCAQIPAK, encoded by the exons ATGGCCCTTCAGATGCTGACCTTGTTTTTGGCTGCCTACGGTTGGTGGATGCATCCTACAG CTTCTAATAAGCTGCCAGGATGTCACCTGACCTACCAAAATGTGAGCTTGGAGAAAGAAGGATGCCTCTCGTGTAGCCTCGTGGAGACAACCATTTGTTCTGGATACTGCTCCACAGAG TACCCTATCTTCTACGGCTTCCCTAGCGAAGAGCCTCAAGTGTGTATGTATGAGCGTGTGCACCACCAACAGTTTGAGCTGTCTGACTGCCTTCCAGGCGTGGACCCTGTGGTCAAGTACCCAGTGGCATTAAGCTGCAGTTGTGCAGCATGCTCCATCCTCACGTCCAACTGTAATGAGGAACCCATGGAACCTACCAAACCTGACCTCTGTGCTCAGATCCCCGCTAAGTAA
- the lhb gene encoding lutropin subunit beta isoform X2: protein MALQMLTLFLAAYASNKLPGCHLTYQNVSLEKEGCLSCSLVETTICSGYCSTEYPIFYGFPSEEPQVCMYERVHHQQFELSDCLPGVDPVVKYPVALSCSCAACSILTSNCNEEPMEPTKPDLCAQIPAK, encoded by the exons ATGGCCCTTCAGATGCTGACCTTGTTTTTGGCTGCCTACG CTTCTAATAAGCTGCCAGGATGTCACCTGACCTACCAAAATGTGAGCTTGGAGAAAGAAGGATGCCTCTCGTGTAGCCTCGTGGAGACAACCATTTGTTCTGGATACTGCTCCACAGAG TACCCTATCTTCTACGGCTTCCCTAGCGAAGAGCCTCAAGTGTGTATGTATGAGCGTGTGCACCACCAACAGTTTGAGCTGTCTGACTGCCTTCCAGGCGTGGACCCTGTGGTCAAGTACCCAGTGGCATTAAGCTGCAGTTGTGCAGCATGCTCCATCCTCACGTCCAACTGTAATGAGGAACCCATGGAACCTACCAAACCTGACCTCTGTGCTCAGATCCCCGCTAAGTAA